In Carya illinoinensis cultivar Pawnee chromosome 6, C.illinoinensisPawnee_v1, whole genome shotgun sequence, a single genomic region encodes these proteins:
- the LOC122312846 gene encoding uncharacterized protein LOC122312846: MNIEYQEFKKKIKKNSSSAENQELNNEGEGEDGLLTVSLPIHPPKTNRSLLAEQPDLTPPTPSFSPMVHSISMQARLSQSTPAQLPLRRSPTHPLYVPSFMLEPPSSSSATFRQEGVPFRSPNHACRNRKRMLGEGKSETIPALFPWATTHRATVHSLNYLLSNQIYTISGDVQCKRCHHKYEMEYNLMEKFVEVGSLIMAKKSAMHDRAPSFWTNPVLPTCKSCGKENSANPIIIKKKKAINWLFLLLGQMLGCCTLKQLKYFCKHTKNHRTGAKDRVLYLTYLGLCKQLDPDGPFDP; encoded by the coding sequence ATGAAtatcgaatatcaagaattcaagaagaaaataaagaaaaacagtaGTTCAGCTGAGAATCAAGAGCTCAATAATGAAGGCGAAGGCGAAGACGGTTTGCTAACTGTTTCTCTTCCTATTCATCCCCCAAAGACCAATCGTTCCTTGCTGGCAGAACAGCCTGATCTAACACCACCGACGCCATCATTCTCACCCATGGTTCACTCAATCTCAATGCAAGCACGGTTATCTCAAAGCACCCCAGCACAACTTCCCCTTCGACGCTCACCCACACACCCTTTATACGTGCCATCTTTCATGCTGGAGCCCCCGAGTTCATCCTCGGCTACGTTTCGGCAAGAAGGTGTCCCGTTTCGCTCTCCAAATCATGCTTGTCGTAATCGAAAACGGATGCTGGGTGAGGGAAAAAGTGAAACCATCCCAGCTCTGTTCCCGTGGGCCACGACGCATCGAGCCACTGTGCATAGTCTAAATTACTTGCTATCCAATCAAATTTATACTATTTCTGGGGACGTCCAATGCAAGCGGTGCCATCATAAGTATGAGATGGAGTATAATCTAATGGAAAAGTTTGTCGAAGTTGGTAGTCTTATCATGGCGAAGAAGAGCGCCATGCATGACCGGGCTCCGAGTTTCTGGACGAATCCGGTTCTTCCAACTTGCAAATCTTGTGGGAAAGAAAACAGTGCCAACCCCATTatcataaagaagaagaaggcgaTCAACTGGTTGTTTTTGCTTTTGGGACAAATGCTCGGGTGCTGCACCCTCAAGCAGTTGAAGTATTTCTGCAAGCACACCAAGAATCATAGGACGGGTGCCAAGGATCGAGTTCTTTATCTGACTTACCTTGGATTATGTAAACAACTAGATCCTGATGGACCTTTTGATCCATAA